The following proteins are encoded in a genomic region of Neomonachus schauinslandi chromosome 7, ASM220157v2, whole genome shotgun sequence:
- the LOC110591098 gene encoding protein SGT1 homolog produces the protein MAAAAAEPATAQKFFRSFSDALIQEDPQAALEELIKALEQKPDDAQYYCQRAYCHILLGNYCDAVADAKKSLELNPNNSTAMVRKGICEYHEKNYAAALETFIGGQKLDSTDPDFTVWIKRCQEAQNGSQSEVCASQRTHQSKIKYDWYQTESQVIITLMIKNVQKNNVNVEFSEKELSALVKLPSGEDYSLQLRLLHPIIPEQSTFKVLSTKIEIKMKKTEAVRWEKLEGQGDVPKPKQFIADVKKLYPSSSHYTRNRDKLVGEIKEEEKNEKLEGDAALNKLFQQIYSDGFDEVKRAMNKSFMESGGTVLSTN, from the coding sequence ATGGCGGCAGCTGCAGCAGAACCTGCAACAGCCCAGAAGTTTTTCCGGAGCTTCTCAGATGCTCTGATCCAGGAGGACCCCCAGGCGGCGTTAGAGGAGCTGATTAAGGCTTTGGAACAGAAACCAGATGATGCTCAATATTATTGTCAAAGAGCTTATTGTCACATTCTTCTTGGGAATTACTGTGATGCTGTTGCTGATGCAAAGAAATCTCTTGAACTTAATCCAAATAATTCCACTGCTATGGTGAGAAAAGGGATATGTGAATACCATGAAAAAAACTATGCTGCTGCTTTAGAAACTTTTATAGGAGGACAGAAATTAGATAGTACAGATCCTGATTTCACTGTCTGGATTAAAAGGTGTCAAGAGGCCCAGAATGGATCACAATCTGAGGTGTGTGCATCCCAAAGAACTCATCAGTCAAAAATCAAGTATGACTGGTATCAAACAGAATCTCAAGTAATCATTACACTTATGATCAAGAATGTTCAGAAGAATAATGTAAATGtggaattttcagaaaaagagttGTCTGCTTTGGTGAAACTTCCTTCTGGAGAGGATTACAGTTTGCAACTGAGACTTCTTCATCCTATAATCCCAGAACAGAGCACATTTAAAGTACTTTCAACCAagattgaaattaaaatgaaaaagacagaggCTGTGAGATGGGAAAAGCTAGAGGGGCAAGGAGATGTGCCTAAACCAAAACAGTTCATAGCAGATGTAAAGAAGTTATATCCATCATCATCTCATTATACAAGAAATCGGGATAAATTGGTTGGTGAgatcaaagaagaagaaaaaaatgagaagttggAGGGAGATGCAgctttaaacaaattatttcagcAGATCTATTCAGATGGTTTTGATGAAGTGAAACGTGCTATGAACAAATCATTTATGGAGTCTGGTGGTACAGTTTTGAGTACCAACTGA